A window of the Lactuca sativa cultivar Salinas chromosome 7, Lsat_Salinas_v11, whole genome shotgun sequence genome harbors these coding sequences:
- the LOC111879513 gene encoding EG45-like domain containing protein, with protein MSLITRTLFLIAMVACFASVAHAIAGQATFYTPPYVPSSCFGFEDRGVMILAANSGLFANRAACGTRYRVTCTGRTNDGVLNPCTGRSVDVTVVDLCPGCAANQVDLSREAFAVIANTDAGRINIEYNRI; from the exons ATGAGTTTGATTACGAGAACTCTTTTCTTGATCGCCATGGTTGCATGCTTTGCTTCAGTTGCTCATGCTATTGCAGGCCAAGCAACTTTCTACACTCCTCCCTACGTTC CATCATCATGTTTTGGCTTTGAAGATCGTGGGGTTATGATTCTAGCAGCAAACAGTGGTTTGTTTGCCAACAGAGCTGCATGTGGAACTAGGTACCGTGTTACTTGCACCGGTAGAACCAATGATGGTGTTCTGAACCCATGCACAGGAAGAAGCGTTGATGTAACTGTTGTAGATCTTTGTCCCGGATGTGCAGCAAATCAAGTTGACCTTTCCCGAGAGGCGTTTGCTGTGATTGCTAATACGGATGCCGGGAGAATTAACATTGAATATAACCG GATCTGA